tattactttttccgaCTTGTATCATACTGAATATATTTCTTAACTAGTGACTTCTTTGTAAATCTCAATAATACCAAAAATTTGAGAAATGAAATGGTACAGATTGTTCCCTAAAATATCAACCAAAGTAGATGGGCTCTTTTATAGTACATAAATTTGTCAAAAAGTCATCCTAGGTGAATACTCTTTCTGAGTTGGAATACCATACTTACTTTGACTGAAGTAATTACTGAGGATATAGAACATCTGCATGACTAATAAAAGGTGTTCCTGAACTTAAAAATCATCTCTATTCCATTATCCCATCTCTTTATGTTCAAGCTTCAAGAAAATGACTTATGCAGTTAGCTAAATCATGCCATCAAAGATACTGTAAAATATATCTGAAACTGTAGGCTCAGCAAAACCATCATCTCTATGGTATGAATACTGACAGAGCTACTAACAATGAGGAGTCTACATGTACTACAATGCCATATATCAGGTAATTCTTTGGACAACAATCTCTTTCATCATCTGACTTTACTTCCCTATTCCtccattttctcattttcgtGAACACAAGGAAGCAAAGAATACGTACGTTTTAACGCATACATCTGGCAACAGGCAGGCCAGGGGTATCATTATCAATCCAAACCAAAACACTGGAGATGAATACACCTGAGAAGTTGGAAAAGTAATTTTTAGAACAAAAAACTCATTGCACTGCAAAGACTACACATATTATGTTAAAAAATATGGATAACTCAAAagcaaataattacaaaaaatgcaTTGTAATTTTCTCTTCATTACTGTGTATCTTCCtaataaagtgaaaaaatatcttcagtaataatataatacatgtatgtatgtgtaggtacacacacaaacacacacacacacaaaaacacaaaaacacacacattatatattcttttatatttatacacagaaacacacacacacacacacacacacacacacacacacacacacacacatacatatacacacatacatatacatattatacataaatatacatacatttagtccaacatttatatatatatatatatatatatatatatatatatatatatatatatatatatatatatatatatataaacacacacacacacacacacatatatataacacacacatatatatagacacatacttaccttcgtgtgtgtatgtatgtatgtatgtgtgtgtgtatatgtatatatatgtatatatatatatgtatatatatgtatatatatatatatatatatgtatatatatatatatatatatatatatatatatatatatatatgtatgtatgtatgtatgtatgtatgtatgtatgtatgtatgtatatatatatatatatatatatatatatatatgtatgtatgtatgtatgtatgtatgtatgtatgtatatatatatatatatatatatatatatatatatatgtatatatatgtatatatatatgtatatatatatatgtatatatatgtatatatatatgtatatatatatatgtatatatatatgtatatatatatatatatatatatatatatatatatatatatacatatatatatacatatatatatatatacatatatatacatatatatacatatatatatacatatatatacatatatatatacatatatatacatatatatatatatatatatatatatatatatacatacatacatacatacatacatatatatatatatatatatatacatatatatatatatatatatatatatatatacatatatatatgtatatatatatatatatatatatatatatatatatatatatgtatgtatgtatgtatgtatgtatgtatgtatatatatatatatatatatatatatatgtatatatatgtatatatatatgtatatatatgtatatatatgtatatatatatatatgtatatatatgtatatatatatatatatatatatatatatatatatatatatatatatatatatatatatatatatatatatttacatatacagacacacatgcacaaccacacacatgcatgcactatatatatatatatatatatatatatatatatatatatatatatatatatatatatatatatatgtatatataatatacatatatgtgtacatatatgtgtacatatatatacatatatacatacatacgcttatatatattggaaaaatacaggcatacatatatacacccacgcacgcacgcacgcacacacacatatatacatacatatatacatttgccaatatatatatatatatatatatatatatatatatatatatatatatatatacatatatatatacacacaaacacacacacatttgcatgcacacaggaacacacacacacacacacacacacacacacacacacacacacacacacacacacacacacacacacacacacacacacacacacatatgcactatatacatatataatctgcatttctatagtacatatatatacatacatacatgtatatatacccatatatatatatatatatatatatatatatataataataataataatatatatatacatatatatacatgtacataaatatatatacacatatatataaatatatgtgtgaatgtgagtatatatatgtttatgtgtatgtgtatgtatgtttatatatatgtatatgtgtatatgtgtatatgtgtatatgtgtatatgtgtatatgtgtgtatgtgtttgtgtgtgtgtgtgtgggggggggggggtgcatgtgcgtgcagacatgcagacatacagacatacataaacacacacacacacacacacacacacacacacacacacacacacacacacacacacacacacacacacacacacacacacacacacacacacacacataaataatacagaaCAATTACAAACCCCATAcccaaacagaaataaaaaagaaagataaataagaagtCCAACATTTCTCAGTACCTGGAGATAGATCCCGCACATGTCTGGCGCCATTGGCAGAACAGGCCAGAAGTTTGAGTAAACCAGCAGGAAGATGAACCACGAAGCAATGGATCCCCAAATAGCCAAGTGGGTCACCCAGGTCCATGCATCTGTCTCCAGTCCTGCCTTGAGACACACTGTGACCACCACATACGAATACACCATGTTGCCCACCATGAGGTAGCCTCCAGCAAGACCATGACCCCAAGCAACATCCTGAGTCATGGCCAGGTAAGGCAGCACAAACACCATTACAGAATGTACGAGCGCCAGCCATACCCACCATACAAAGACctgttaagaaaatatatatatatggttcacaAATCAGTTCCACAATGCACTGCAAAATGGGACAAACACATCatacaaatatgataaataataccaaaataaaaacaatgtatatCAAATAACTTCCAGACAAATGCCATAAGAAAAGCATACTCTATAGAATCTCAGAAACAAGCATAGCTAAATGCCATAacagaagtgaaggaggaaaaaaaacctTACCTTCCAGTTGAAGTGAGACCCACTCTGAGATTCACGATAGAGCTCTGGATATTTCATTCTCGTTTCTGCACTACATGATCGGTCAAAAATTCCCATGACTAAGGGAGGCGCTGCTGTGAATAACTGCCaagaaaaatatcacaaaatTACCATTTTTTGGAACTGTACTCTTGGAATTGTACACAGAAAAAGGTACATCTACAGCAATTTTCAAGTACAAgtatacctacatgcataatgtttatgaatATGAAGTAGATGGTTACTGGGTATATAAATATGGGGTAGAGAGTGAAATAGGTGTAAATTGTAGGTATGTGTGATAAGGTTTGATTGAGAGACCATGAAagcaagagagtgaaagtgaatgaGAAATGGGATAGgacgtgtatgagagagagagagagagagagagagagagagagagagagagagagagagagagagagagagagagagagagagagagagaggagagaagagagaagagagaagagagaagagagaagagagaagagaggagagaggagagaggagagaggagagaggagagaggagagaggagagaggagagagaagagagaagagagaagagagaagagagaagagagaagagagaagagagaggagaggagagaggagagaggagagaggagagaggaggagagaggagaggggaggagagaggagaggggagaggagaaagagagggagggggggagagagagagagagagagagagagagagagagagagagagagagagagaggagagagagagagagagaggagagagagagagaggagagagagaggaggaggagagaggagagaggagagggagagaggagagagagagagagagagggagagaggagaggagagggagagagaggagaggagagagagagagaggagagagagagagagagagagagagaggaggagagaggagagaggagagaggagagagagagagagagaagagagagagagagagagaggagagagagcagagagagagaggagagaagaagaggagatgagagaagagagggagagagaggagagagagagaagagaggagagagagaagagagagagaaagagaagagagagagagaagagagaggaagaggagagagtgaagaaatgagagaatgagaggaggaggaagagagggagagagagggagaggagaggaggagagaggggagaggagagagggagagggagagagaggaggaggagagggagagaggagaggagagagagggagaggggggagggggagggggagggggagggggaggggagggggagggggagggggagggagagggagagggagagggagagggagagggagagggaggcagagacggagagggagagggaggcagagacggagagggagagggaggcagagacggagagggagagggaggcagagacggagagggagagagagagacagagacagagggagagggagatggagagggagagagagacagggagagagagagagagacagagagagacagagagagagagagagagagagagaacaggagtgtgaagaaaatgagagtgagagcaaatgagagagtaacagagtgagagtgagagagtcagagcaaaaagagagtgacagagaaacgaGAGCAAATGGGAGAGTAACAGAGCAAGAGTGTGAGAGTCAGAGCAATGagagacagtgacaaagagaaagagtgaatataCTTACCACATTATACATAGCTATACTCCAGCGCTCAAATATCACTTGCCCTGACCAGCCTGACATTGCAGCCCACCAAAGCTCAATAACATAGAGGCAAATGTTCTTATAGAAACTATACAGAATCACCTTGCACAGGCGACTATAATTCCAAGCTCCATGGACAAAGAGCAGCCTGGCCAAGAAACGGAactggagagacagaaaaagacaaattACCAAACAATTCTAATTATACAGAGACAAAAATGATTCAACAACCCTACTGACAAAATACAATTCTGTTGAGAAAAATCAACTTTTATATGTTACCTGGCCAATGGCATAATCAGATGCACAAGCTGCTTGTAGACCCTCTAAGCCTGCTATGCCAACACCAACATTGGCTTTTTGTATCATGGCAACATCGTTAGCTCCATCTCCAATGGCCAAGGTAACAGATCCTGTTTCTCGAGTCAGGAGCTCTACAACCTGAAATCACATGCATATGGCTTAATGCTAGTCCGCAGATATAATCTTCTTGGTTTCTTAAACAAAGCCTTTGTATTATAGATgtcaaaatatctttaaaaaatcaaTTTTTAGTACTTCAGACCCTTCAAATATCTCTTTTAAATACAGGATTTAAAATCTTTGTGTTTGAAAAAATAAGTACTAACCTCAGCTTTCTGGCTGGGTGACACTCTACAGCAAATAACACTTTTACAAGATATACAGAGATCTAAGAAATCTTTTCGTAAATCTGGTGTTAGGGCATATATCAAAGTCTTCCCATCAATAATGAGGGCAGCTTCATTTTCCCGCTTCAACTGATCTCCAAACTCAACCACATGGCGGTTAATTGATTCACGGGTCtcctgaaaagagaagaaaattcaaATTACAACAATATTTGGGCCAGAGCAGCATGCCTGTGGTCACTATTTTATAACTAATTTGCTCTTCATTCACATACTTTACTGAGACTCATATTCCTGAAATCTAATAACCAATATCATACAAAGAATTTATCCTAtcagaagaatatatataaaacagtaccCCCAATATATGCTATCTAAATACGATCAATTAAAGTGAATACAGAATTCAAAAACCTCTATTGCTTACATCAAGAGAATCACTATTTAGTATAATAAGAGGCATCCCCTGTGTAAGTAGGTGGCAGGAATGGCCTATATTAATGGCAGTCTCTTGCTTGTCTCCTGTAAGAACCCAGACGTGAATCCCAGCCTTCAGAAGTGCTGCAATGGTCTCGGGAACCTggaagaaattaaatatattagaTAATTTTCCTTATGCACGAAAAATCAGAGAGCACATTCAATACTCTTACTTGGCATTGTTTTTATAAGCATTtctgaaatatgaagaaattTGAATGGCTTGGCAGGGGTAACAAAATTAAATGTTAATAAAATGTTTCCTTCAAAACTATTAGAATCActttcataaaacaaataaagaaaaaaatcttcccaGATTTTAATCTTCAAAAACTAATGAAAATTCTCAAATCTCACCTCATCTTGCAATTTGTCCTCTATAGCTGTAGCGCCTAATAATGTCAAATTATTCTCTATAAGCTGTGCTGCAtcttctaactttctttctctaaACTGTAAAGCTGTACTTGCTTTATAAAAAGTATTTTTCCATTCCTGTAAAATAAGACAGATaatagagcaaaaaaaaaaaaaaatactaaacacacatgttcttatataatataatcattaagaCATATTTCATATGCTTTTTAAAATCCAGAGCACAGAAAAAGTAAAGTTACCTCATAAAATTCAGGTGATATGTCTGCAACAGCATAACAAAGAGTGCGCAGACCTTCTCCAGCGAACTCTTCCAAGTGTCGTACTGTTACATCTCGGAACTGCTGACTATCCCCTAGTCGTTCATATATAACCTATTGATTTGAAAAGATATGGacaattaacattaataatgatgagaagacgaagaagaatcataattataataacagtgctataacaacacaataatgaagataataataaagatgaataaaataataataataataataataataataacaataataataatgatgacaatgataataataataataatgatgaaaatgataataataataataataatgatgataatgatgataataataataatgacaataattatagtaataaagaaaaaaataatgaaaaaaaaaaaataatattaacaacaataacaataagaacaatgatgatgataataataatcaaaacaataataacaataacaacaacagcaacaacaacaataataataataatgatgattatcatcccttaaataattatttatttgtaagaAAGCAGAAATACCAGAAaagaatgaataacaataataacagagtttacaacaacaaaataaagcgAATGTCATACTTACTGTATCAGCACCTTTACAATAAAGCTTGATCTGTCCCTGTGGTGTCCTCACAATGacactcatcctctttctttgtgAGGTGAATTCAAGAACATTCAGAATTTCATACTTCTCCTTTGTTCCCAACACATCCACAATACAATGTTCTGGAGTTCTGGTTTCAAACACGAACCCTAGTTCTCGGGCCCCTTCAACCAGCGCTCTCTCATCTGCCATTGGAAAAAGTAAGTATTCATTTCAGTGCTCTGGCTATGATTCAATGAAAATttcaatttcccttttctttgttttatcttagtTTATCAAAATTCATAACCTTTACAGTAAAACCAAACTGCTTATCAGCACCAAGTATTTTATCTTAACCCATTAGGGATTGTTTACATCTATTCTTGCCATGACAAGTGAAGCTCAAATGCTGGGTTGCAAGGATCCATCCATACACAGTCAGATTCCTCTAGGTTTTGCATTACACAGTTGCTCACATGTTTGACCCTAACTACTGTCACTGAGGAGTTATAGCACCTCAAAAGTAGATTTAAATGAACATTTTTAGTCTTATTTCCAGGAATATCATGTAACCAAAAGCATAGGGAATAGGGTAGATGTACATTTTCCACACCTAATTTTTCACTAAAGCAGCTGACTGCACAGGCTACCCATCAAATAATTTGGTATGGCATGGGGAAAATTCATTGTCTAAAGGAATAACTGCCAGAAGTGATATCCTAAGTCATTCACTCATTACTGGCACCAATGCATTCCCTAGATGCTCCTCTATCAGTTTGCAATTGATGTCTGATTTATCAACTGTTCTCACAAGAGCCCATCGGAGTCAGCTGCAGCATCGCAATGGCTTATCAGAACAGCCCATGCAGCTATGCTCAGCAGACTTTTATATCTAACCAGTGTCTTAGCCTCATGttttaataatctttttttttttttttctctctctctctccatgtccctTAAGTTTAGCCTATCAGTATTCACTGTTATACAGACAGTGTACCATAGTAGAAAGGTAATGTACATTAAATATACCTGGTGATGCAGCATGATAGATGATACCACCATCTGGTTTGCCATCATCTCTATCTGGTATAACTGTGTGGCAAACTGCCAACATCATCAGGAACTGTCGAACTATAGCTGATCCTGGACCCCCAGTCTCAACCAATGAGATCAAATCTTGGGCACTGTCAAGAAGTAATaagcatcatt
The Penaeus chinensis breed Huanghai No. 1 chromosome 15, ASM1920278v2, whole genome shotgun sequence DNA segment above includes these coding regions:
- the LOC125032773 gene encoding probable phospholipid-transporting ATPase IA isoform X5; the encoded protein is MTSCILLHSACVMDNARYQAIPLVRVHPDDDSAGGGSDGEGGGGLGGGGGAGASQDFRTVYLNEPQPYKYCSNAICTAKYRYKLLFFLPMFLFEQFRRYANVFFLIIALLQQIPGVSPTGRYTTLVPLICILVVSAIKEIAEDIKRHRADDEINKREIEVLRDGQWQWIKWRHVQVGDIVKVHNNKFFPADLIILASSEPQALCYVETANLDGETNLKIRQGLQETAHLLEARDLMNLSGKIECEAPNRFLYQFTGNLKMTSRQAVPLSPDQVLLRGAKLQNTNWVFGLVVYTGHETKLMKNSATSAPLKRSTVDKQTNNLIILLFFLLIVLCLIMAVCNSQWDANLHWYLSIDVFPIPTDLSVFNFGINFITFIILFNNLIPISLQVTLEVVRFIQAGFINNDVNMVYEENDIWAMARTSNLNEELGMIKYVLSDKTGTLTCNIMEFKRCTIGGKVYSMDDGSAQDLISLVETGGPGSAIVRQFLMMLAVCHTVIPDRDDGKPDGGIIYHAASPDERALVEGARELGFVFETRTPEHCIVDVLGTKEKYEILNVLEFTSQRKRMSVIVRTPQGQIKLYCKGADTVIYERLGDSQQFRDVTVRHLEEFAGEGLRTLCYAVADISPEFYEEWKNTFYKASTALQFRERKLEDAAQLIENNLTLLGATAIEDKLQDEVPETIAALLKAGIHVWVLTGDKQETAINIGHSCHLLTQGMPLIILNSDSLDETRESINRHVVEFGDQLKRENEAALIIDGKTLIYALTPDLRKDFLDLCISCKSVICCRVSPSQKAEVVELLTRETGSVTLAIGDGANDVAMIQKANVGVGIAGLEGLQAACASDYAIGQFRFLARLLFVHGAWNYSRLCKVILYSFYKNICLYVIELWWAAMSGWSGQVIFERWSIAMYNVLFTAAPPLVMGIFDRSCSAETRMKYPELYRESQSGSHFNWKVFVWWVWLALVHSVMVFVLPYLAMTQDVAWGHGLAGGYLMVGNMVYSYVVVTVCLKAGLETDAWTWVTHLAIWGSIASWFIFLLVYSNFWPVLPMAPDMCGIYLQVYSSPVFWFGLIMIPLACLLPDVCVKTIRNSVFKSLTEQVRESEISNKDVSKVLDTKHRLTETARLLKNVFRRTTTRVNLEVELAHGFAFSQEEHGVMGQSEVIRAYDTTQPKPGGM
- the LOC125032773 gene encoding probable phospholipid-transporting ATPase IA isoform X3, whose protein sequence is MAARNMASVSPCLAEPVSGPRPSSGPGPPPSATLHRPDASRPFSVRYSLSSLHDDSAGGGSDGEGGGGLGGGGGAGASQDFRTVYLNEPQPYKYCSNAICTAKYRYKLLFFLPMFLFEQFRRYANVFFLIIALLQQIPGVSPTGRYTTLVPLICILVVSAIKEIAEDIKRHRADDEINKREIEVLRDGQWQWIKWRHVQVGDIVKVHNNKFFPADLIILASSEPQALCYVETANLDGETNLKIRQGLQETAHLLEARDLMNLSGKIECEAPNRFLYQFTGNLKMTSRQAVPLSPDQVLLRGAKLQNTNWVFGLVVYTGHETKLMKNSATSAPLKRSTVDKQTNNLIILLFFLLIVLCLIMAVCNSQWDANLHWYLSIDVFPIPTDLSVFNFGINFITFIILFNNLIPISLQVTLEVVRFIQAGFINNDVNMVYEENDIWAMARTSNLNEELGMIKYVLSDKTGTLTCNIMEFKRCTIGGKVYSMDDGSAQDLISLVETGGPGSAIVRQFLMMLAVCHTVIPDRDDGKPDGGIIYHAASPDERALVEGARELGFVFETRTPEHCIVDVLGTKEKYEILNVLEFTSQRKRMSVIVRTPQGQIKLYCKGADTVIYERLGDSQQFRDVTVRHLEEFAGEGLRTLCYAVADISPEFYEEWKNTFYKASTALQFRERKLEDAAQLIENNLTLLGATAIEDKLQDEVPETIAALLKAGIHVWVLTGDKQETAINIGHSCHLLTQGMPLIILNSDSLDETRESINRHVVEFGDQLKRENEAALIIDGKTLIYALTPDLRKDFLDLCISCKSVICCRVSPSQKAEVVELLTRETGSVTLAIGDGANDVAMIQKANVGVGIAGLEGLQAACASDYAIGQFRFLARLLFVHGAWNYSRLCKVILYSFYKNICLYVIELWWAAMSGWSGQVIFERWSIAMYNVLFTAAPPLVMGIFDRSCSAETRMKYPELYRESQSGSHFNWKVFVWWVWLALVHSVMVFVLPYLAMTQDVAWGHGLAGGYLMVGNMVYSYVVVTVCLKAGLETDAWTWVTHLAIWGSIASWFIFLLVYSNFWPVLPMAPDMCGIYLQVYSSPVFWFGLIMIPLACLLPDVCVKTIRNSVFKSLTEQVRESEISNKDVSKVLDTKHRLTETARLLKNVFRRTTTRVNLEVELAHGFAFSQEEHGVMGQSEVIRAYDTTQPKPGGM
- the LOC125032773 gene encoding probable phospholipid-transporting ATPase IA isoform X4, encoding MSSVPRTLLMGSSGEEHKEMIKMMVLSCPSCTSPAHPDDDSAGGGSDGEGGGGLGGGGGAGASQDFRTVYLNEPQPYKYCSNAICTAKYRYKLLFFLPMFLFEQFRRYANVFFLIIALLQQIPGVSPTGRYTTLVPLICILVVSAIKEIAEDIKRHRADDEINKREIEVLRDGQWQWIKWRHVQVGDIVKVHNNKFFPADLIILASSEPQALCYVETANLDGETNLKIRQGLQETAHLLEARDLMNLSGKIECEAPNRFLYQFTGNLKMTSRQAVPLSPDQVLLRGAKLQNTNWVFGLVVYTGHETKLMKNSATSAPLKRSTVDKQTNNLIILLFFLLIVLCLIMAVCNSQWDANLHWYLSIDVFPIPTDLSVFNFGINFITFIILFNNLIPISLQVTLEVVRFIQAGFINNDVNMVYEENDIWAMARTSNLNEELGMIKYVLSDKTGTLTCNIMEFKRCTIGGKVYSMDDGSAQDLISLVETGGPGSAIVRQFLMMLAVCHTVIPDRDDGKPDGGIIYHAASPDERALVEGARELGFVFETRTPEHCIVDVLGTKEKYEILNVLEFTSQRKRMSVIVRTPQGQIKLYCKGADTVIYERLGDSQQFRDVTVRHLEEFAGEGLRTLCYAVADISPEFYEEWKNTFYKASTALQFRERKLEDAAQLIENNLTLLGATAIEDKLQDEVPETIAALLKAGIHVWVLTGDKQETAINIGHSCHLLTQGMPLIILNSDSLDETRESINRHVVEFGDQLKRENEAALIIDGKTLIYALTPDLRKDFLDLCISCKSVICCRVSPSQKAEVVELLTRETGSVTLAIGDGANDVAMIQKANVGVGIAGLEGLQAACASDYAIGQFRFLARLLFVHGAWNYSRLCKVILYSFYKNICLYVIELWWAAMSGWSGQVIFERWSIAMYNVLFTAAPPLVMGIFDRSCSAETRMKYPELYRESQSGSHFNWKVFVWWVWLALVHSVMVFVLPYLAMTQDVAWGHGLAGGYLMVGNMVYSYVVVTVCLKAGLETDAWTWVTHLAIWGSIASWFIFLLVYSNFWPVLPMAPDMCGIYLQVYSSPVFWFGLIMIPLACLLPDVCVKTIRNSVFKSLTEQVRESEISNKDVSKVLDTKHRLTETARLLKNVFRRTTTRVNLEVELAHGFAFSQEEHGVMGQSEVIRAYDTTQPKPGGM